The nucleotide sequence GCAGACGTTCTGCCACCAGGAACAATACGATCGGCCAACCGACCATAAAGCCCAGTGAATACAGCAAGCCATCAAAGCCTGACAGGAACACCATCGCGGAAATACCCAGGAATGATGCTGCTGACATATAGTCACCGGCAATCGCCAGGCCATTCTGGAAACCAGAAATACCGCCACCGGCCGTATAGAAATCTGTGGTGCTGGTGGTTTGTTTCGCTGCCCATTTGGTAATGAACAGTGTTGCACCGACGAAAATCACAAACATGATAATCGCGTGCCAGTTGGTCGCCTGCTGTTCTGCTGCACCCAGATCAGGACCAGCGAAAGCCATACCTGAGGCCATTGCAGTTGCAGCAAGAGCAATAAGAGAATTCCATTTCATCTTAGTGGTGTCCTTTTTCATGAGCAATCGCTTCGACTTCACGGATTGCTTCTTCAGTCAATTGATCAAGTTTGTTATTGGCAATGTAGGAATACACACCACACAAGATAAACGACAGGACAATGATACCCAGACCGAGTGGAATACCCCACGTAGTCACACCACCTGAAATTGAAGACAATAGAAATTCTTTGTTGTAACCAACCAGCAACATGAAACCCACATAGACAAATAGCATAATGCCGGTCAACGTCCAGCTGAGCATACTTTTCTTGCGGACCATTTCCTTGAATTTTGGATTTTGTAGAATACGATCTACTTGTACCTCATCCATAATTACTACTCCTGTAGCCCAACCTTGGGCTGCCTATTTTTTAATTCGAATTATCACTGTTGCAAGTTAACAATAATCGTAGGTGCTTGTAATTTAGACTTTGGTCGTTAAAAAATGATCAATTTAAACTGTAGCGTTCACGATGCGTTATCATAGCGGCATGCTCAGTACACATCAGGCTATATGAACAGTTGGCTCATCATAGGGGTACTCGCCCTCTATATCGCATTACTCTTTATCTGCGCTTTCTACGGGGAAAAACATGCCAGCCGGCTGAGTACCCGTGGGCGTATGCTATTGTTTAGTTTAACTTTAGGAGTGTACTGCTCCTCCTGGACCTTTTACGGCGCCACGGGTGCTGCGGTACGTGAAGGGATTATTTTCCTGCCGATCTATCTGGGTCCGCTACTCTTTGTTGCTGTCGGCTATGACATCTGGCGCCGTCTGGGACGGGTGAGACAGCATCATGCCATTTCTTCGATCGCTGACTTTGTCGCAGCACGCTATGGTAAAAGTGGTCCCCTCGCCTCGCTGGTAACCATTCTGGCGGTGGTAGCGATTGTGCCTTATCTGGCCTTGCAGTTACGTGCGATTGCCTTAAGTGCCGCCGTCATCCTGGAACCTTCCGCAGGTGTAACCGGCACGACCAATGGCGTGCTGTTTCTGACTGGGGTTCTGGCGATACTGGCGATGATGTTTGGTACCCGGCAGATTGCCAATACTGAACAGCATGGCGGGTTGATGCTGGCCGTGGCATTTGAGTCTTTTGTTAAACTTTTTGCCCTGTTGGCAGTTGCCTGTTTCTTTATGTTTGAAGCACCAGAAAATCTGGCACAGATCAGTAGCGATATCAGTACCACTTTTCATGATGTGCAACTGTTTGGCGTACCACAAAGTTTCTGGATTCAGACCTTGCTGGCGGCACTGGCCATTATCTGCCTGCCGCGCCAGTTCCATGTAGCGGTGGTTGAGCTGCGCGATGAAAAACATATCCGCGGTGCGCGGCGCTGGTTTGCGGTCTATTTGATTCTGACTACCCTGGCGATTATTCCCATTGCCAGCTGGGCGCTACATGCTGCACCACAATACCTGGCCATTCCGGATGTGGCGGTACTCTCTTTGCCACTCAGCTATAATCAGGACTGGCTCACTTTATTAGCCTTCTTGGGTGGTTTCTCTGCCTCTACCGGGATGCTGCTGGTGTCTTCCGTGGCACTGTCAATCATGCTCAGTAATGACCTGATCATGCCGGCGTTGTGGCGCTTAAAGCTGATTTCCCGGCATGACAAACGCTTGCCGCTGGTGCTGAAATTTACCCGCCGGGTCTGTATTCTGGGCGTGATGTTGATGGGCTTCCTGTTCTTCAATTTCTTTAATGATATTGACCAGTTGTCGGTTTTTGGTCTGTTGGCATTTAGTGCGGTGGCACAATTCGCCCCTGCCCTGATCGGTGGCCTGTACTGGCGTGGCGGTAGTAAACAGGGTGTCTATGCTGGACTCCTGACCGGTTTTGCCTTGTGGGCTTATACCCTGCTGTTTCCAACCATTTTGCGAAGCCTGCCAGAAGCCTATAGCAGCTTTAGCCAAAGCTTGCTGAATCAAGGGCCTTTTGGCTGGAACTGGTTAAGACCGGAAGCCCTGATCGGTTTTGAGTCTTTTGATCCACTGACGCATGGCGTAGTTTGGGCACTGGGCTTAAATACCCTGCTGTATATCTGGATTTCCCGTATTTTCCGTCCGAGTATTGCCGAACAGATTCAAGCCGAAAGTTTCTTCTATTATGAAACCAAGCCACTACCCTCGCAGAGTCCTTCTAACGAGGTCAGCTATTCGCATCAGGATGTCGCCCGTTTAAAAGTCGGTGATCTGATTACCCTGGCTAAACGCATTACCGGCGAAGGCCCAACCACACGCGCTTTCCAGCAGTTCTGCACCCAAAACAGTGTTGAGCTGAATGAAAACAGCAGTGCCAATGGCATGTGGTGGCGTTTCACCGAACAGTATCTGGCGGGGACTATCGGGGCAGCCTCGGCACGTACCCTGTTGACCACAGCTATGGTTAATAATGGTTTGGCATTGGGTCAGGTCGCCAATATTCTCGATCAGGCCTCGCAATGGCAACGCTTTAATCAGAACCTGATCATGACCATGATTGATCACATGACCCAAGGGGTCAGCGTAGTTGATGAAAATATGTGCCTGGTAGCCTGGAACAATCAATATCTGAAACTGTTCGATTATCCGACCGATATTGTCTATGTCGGTTGTCCAATCGCAGACCTGATCCGTTATAACGCTGAACGTGGTGAATGTGGCCCGGGCTCGGTTGAAGAACATGTACGGAAACGGATTCACTGGATGCAGGTCGGCAGTGCCCATGAATTTGAACGGATTCGTAAAGATGGCCGCGTCATTCAGATGCGCGGCAATCCGATCGAAGGCGGCGGGTTCGTTACCACTTTCGCCGATATTACTGCCTTCCGTGAAAATGAAGCCGTGCTTGAAGCCCGCGTTCAGGACCGTACCCAGCAGCTGGCCGATGCATTGTCCGAGCAGCAACTGGCGCGTGAACAGGCCGATAAGGCCAATATGTCAAAAAGCCGCTTCATTGCAGCCGCCAGTCATGACCTGTTGCAGCCAATGCATGCCGCGCGCCTGTTCAGTACCGCACTCGAACAAAGTGTGCAGAATGATGAAGACCGCAAGACCTTACAACAACTGGATCGTGCTTTGCATGGTGCAGAAAGCATGTTGTCTGCCCTGCTGGATATTGCCCGACTGGAAGGCGGCACCATTCAGCCGAAACGTCAGGCTTATCCGCTGCATGACCTGCTCAGCGATCTGGAACTCCAGTTCAAATCCATCGCTGCACAGCGTGGTATCAAGTTCAGTGTGCATGATGCACAGTTCTGGATTGATACCGATCCACAATGGATTCGCCGCATTATCCAGAACTTTGTCAGCAATGCGTTGCGTTATACTGCCAGAGGTAAAGTGGTGGTCGGTGTATTACGTTCGAGCAGCAGACCGAATCATATCCGTATTGGCGTCTGGGATACTGGCCCGGGCATTGCCGAAGAACAGCGCATCAAACTGTTTCAGGAATTTGAACGTTGCGGCCACACCTCGCCTTGGGGTGAACAGGGTCTGGGCCTAGGTTTGGCGATCGTACAACGCATGACCAGCATGCTGGACTATCCGGTACATGTGTCTTCTGCGCTGGGTAAAGGTTCCTGCTTTATGATTGAAGTGCCTGTGATCGAAGCACCGAAAGTGGTCGCAGCACCGGTTCAGGCCGTACCTTTAAAGAGCAAAGCCTTTAAGATTCTATGTCTGGATAATGATGAAACCATTCTGGAAGGCATGTCGACCTTATTGACCAAATGGGGTTATCAGGTGTTTAAAGCCACTGAACCTGAACAAGCAGCCATGCTGATTCAGCAGGAAAATATTCAGGTCTGGCTGGTGGATCAACATCTGAATCAGGACAAGATCGGTCTGGATTTCATTCTGGAACATCGTTCGAAGGATATTCCGGTCGCATTGATTACCGCCGATTCCGATCCGGAATTGCCGCAACGTCTAAAAGAGCTAAACATTGTTCTGCTGAAAAAACCGCTGAAACCGGCCTCATTACGTTCATGGTTATCTGGACTGAAAATTTCCGACTCCTAAGTAGATAACGATCTGATCAATGCCCATTTCACACCCTGAAATGGGCATTTTTTATACTCAACTGCCACATAAACTTACCTAGCTTGCATAAAATTTATTCTAATGTGCTAAAAGCAGCAAATATGCCGAAAATACAGCTGAATAAATTGACCAAAATGCTCATTTTTTAATTCACTATGGCAAAAACTGACGAATGTATTAATGTACATGTGTACACTTAGTTACAATTAATTATCTTATTGTTTTTAATAAAAATTAAAGAGTAATTTTCCACTACTATAACTTTAGTCGTATTTTTATCCCTTGTACTTGGCTCTAAAAATAGAGGAATAAGAAACGATCAGTTCCCATCTCATGCAGCCTTAATTTTTTGGTCGCTGATCTATTTCTGCATATCGGAGTTCTTCACATGAACATAGATCAAAACCATGGCCTGAATCAGACCCAGCAGTTTCACCGTCAATATGGCGCCAATGCCTTATTGCCAAGCATTGACTGGGCACAGATCTTTAAATACAGCAAGCTGAATGATGCCCAGTATCAGGCACTGGAAACGCTGTATCAGAGTGCAGTCCCTCTGGCACTGCAAGTCTTTGATGAATTACATTTTGATGTCTTTGAACCTTATGCCTACAAGCCGCAAGGTCTGGGTCTATTTGAAAAGATTGCTGAACAGGAAGACAAGCTGATTCAGTCTTTAGAAGCTGAAACAGAGGATCTTCCGGCAAAGACCCGTCATCAGATCTGGAGCATGTTGCTGCGTGGTGGCGCGGTACTGGTCTTTAAGGCCTGGCTGGGTAAAGTCAAAAATGAAGAAGATTGTCTGGACACCAGCCAGTTTGATGAGCTGTCTGATCTGTTATTTATCAAAACCTGCCCACATGAACTGGCACAACGTTTACATGTCGATCCGAATACGCGCGACGAACATGTCTTCCTGATGTATGACAATGAAGTTTATCTGGATCGTTTTAACAGTCTGGAAACTGCAGCACTATTTGTCGATCTCGGTGTTTATGATGCGACTTTCCTGAGTCTGCGTGATGATCGCGTGGCGGAATATCTGAAATCGAAAGGTTATGTCACCGAAGAGCAGATTGACGAATTGCAATGTGCCTTAAATCCATTGTTTTGTGATGATTTCACCCGCAAGCAGGATTATATCGCCTAGCTGATTCAGGCCTTTGCACTCAATTTTGCAGATTTTGCCCATAAAAAAGACCTCCAAGGAGGTCTTTTTCAATTCGTATATGCAGAATTTACATTTTGCGGTCTTCAATATTCAGTGCATTAATGGCCAATACCGCTTGTGTCCGGTTTTGTACGCCAAGCTTACGGAAGATTGCAGTCACATGCGCTTTAATCGTCGCTTCTGATACATCCAGTTCATAAGCAATCTGCTTGTTTAATAAACCTTCAGCCACCATCATCAATACCCGGAACTGTTGCGGCGTCAAAGACTGGATCCGTTCTGCCAAAGCCGTTTCATCGGCAGCACGCGGATCAAAATTCATATTGGCTGGCAGATTTGGCGGTAACCAGATTTCACCTTCCAGCACTTCACGAATCGCTTCACCGATATGGCTTGGGTGAGCAGATTTAGGAATATAGCCCATCGCACCATGCGCGATCGCACGCTGGATGATGCTGACTTCTTCATGTGCAGACACAACAATAATCGGTAAAGACGGATACTGTGCGCGGACATGCACCAGGGCAGAAAAGCCGGAAGCGCCCGGCAGGTTTAAATCCAGCAGCACAAGATCAGGCTCAGGGCCATTTTCTAGACGTTCATAAAATTCATTGACTGCCGCAGTTTCATGAATCTGGGCTTGTGGCAGGCTATAACGTACAGCTTGAATCAAGGCATGACGAAATAGTGGATGATCATCAACGATTAAAATATTCATAGGCAACGTGAGAGAGATCTTGGCACGGTAGTCCCTATTCTAACCATACAACCCGGTTAAGGATATGCAAGACACTACAATTTTTAAAATAATATGCAGTTTTTCTTCAAAATTGCCCATTTTTGCACTATTGCAATAATTGTTTAATTCTCATCACTTTTTTATATATCACTTATTCCTCACTGAAAAAGCTTATCTTTATTCAATATAAATATAAATATCATTCACTTACCCACAAAAACTTCCTTAAAAATCAGGCCTTTGTCGTATATCGCAAAATCAGATAACTTTTCAGCTTTTCGTTATTTTACAGCCCTTCGCTGAATCGGGATTAATAGGGTCATTCCGAGATTAACCCTATTTTCAGGTTCTAAATATGTCTAATTTTAATGCGCAAAAACCCTTAAATATTGTTGCCGTATCTGGCGGTTTAAATCACCCCTCAAAAACCGAAGCCTTGGTTCAGGCCATTCTGGATGAGCTTGGGGAAGCGACACCAATCAATGTGCATTTCATTAAATTTAGTGAAATTGGTTCGCTCTTGGGCGGCGCGATTTATCGCAATCAGTTGCCGCAACGCGTTCAGAATGATCTGGCAGCAGTAGAAGCCGCAGATGCGCTGATTGTTGGCACTCCTGTGTACCGCGCTTCATTTACCGGCCTGTTCAAGCATTTCTTTGACTTTGTTGAGCAAACGGCGCTGGTCGATGTTCCGGTATTACTGGCAGCTTCTGGTGGCAGTGACCGTCATGCGCTAGTGCTTGAACATCAACTGCGTCCTTTATTCAGCTTCTTTCAGGCACAGACTTTACCGATTGGGGTCTATGCCACCGACCGCGATTTCACCCCTGAATATACCATTCACAGTGAATTGCTCCGCGACCGGATTACCCTGGCTGTGGCGCGTGCATTGCCGATTCTTGAATGGGCACCAGCCAAGGGACAACGTGCTGAAGTCATCAAAGAAAAAACCATTCAAGCGAGTCAAAATCTGGGCATTAACAAGCAGATCGAACAGGAAGAAGTGCTGCCTTCAGCAGCCGTGCCGAGCCTGGATGCCGCAGAATCGCGCTTGCACAGCAAGAAAGCACCAAAGACTCAAGTGGCTTGAACACAGCATTGCAGAGGGCGATGAATATGTCGAATGATAAAAATATCGTATTTGCCTATTGGGTGCCGAATGTCAGTGGTGGCCTGGTGGTTAGTAATATCGAGCAGCGCACCGACTGGAGCTATGACTATAACGTGCGTCTGGCACAAACCGCTGAACAGGCAGGCTTTGATTATGCCCTGACCCAGATCCGTTTTACTGCCGGCTATAACGCAGAAAACCAGCATGAATCGGTCAGCTTCAGTCATGGCATTCTGGCCAAAACTGAACGCCTGAAAGTCATTGCCGCGATTCTGCCGGGTCCATGGAAGCCGGCACTGGCTGCAAAACAACTGGCGACGATTGACCATCTGAGCAATGGCCGGATCGCGATCAATGTGGTCAGTGGCTGGTTCCGCGGTGAGTTTGATGCCATTGGTGAAGAATGGCCGGAACATGACGAGCGTTATGCCCGTTCGGGAGAGTTTATCCGTAGCCTGAAAGGGGTCTGGAGCCAGAATAACTTTAATTTTGAAGGTAAATATTATCAATTCAAAGACTATACCCTGAGTCCAAAACCGCTACAAAAACCGCATATTGAAATCTTTCAGGGCGGCAGTTCCCGGGCAGCACGTGATATGGCTTCTCGCGTATCTGACTGGTACTTCACCAATGGCAATACCCCGGAAGAGCTGAAAAAACAGATCGATGATATTCGTGAAAAAGCCAAGGCAAATCATCACTCGGTGAAAATCGGCGTAAATGCCTTTGTGATTGCACGGGATAGCGAAGAAGAAGCTCAGGCTGTATTGCAGGAAATTATTAGCAAGGCCAATGTGCAGGCAGTGAAATCTTTTGGTGAAGCGACCCGTGAAGCCGGCGCAGCAAGTCAGGAAGGTGAAGGCAACTGGGCCAAATCCACCTTTGAAGATCTGGTGCAATACAATGATGGTTTCCGCACCAATCTGATCGGAACACCGCAGCAGATTGCTGAACGGATTATCGAACTAAAAAAAGTGGGCGTAGATCTGATTCTGTCAGGCTTTTTGCACTTTATTGAAGAAGTCGAATATTTTGGCCAGAAGGTGCTGCCTTTGGTCCGTGAGCTTGAAGCACAACAGGCAACGCCTGTACAGCAAGAAGAAGCTGAGCCCGTATAATCCTTCCAATAAATCTCAGCAGATTCACTCCCCCCTCAAGGCTCGGCTTGGGGGATTTTTTTATGTGATAAAATTGTTGTCTGGCTAGGCTTAAGACCAGCAATTCCTTAAAATTCTGCACTAACGACTTTCCAAGAATTTTAACAATGCAACTGATCTGGTTTCGTCAAGACCTCCGCATTCATGATCATGCTGCGCTCTGGCATGCCACCCAGCAAGGCAGCTGTATAGCACTGGTGGTGCTCTCTCCTGAACAATGGAAGCGGCATCAGGATGCCCGGATTAAAATCGATTTTTATCTGCGCCGCCTCGACGTCTTAAAGCAGCAGTTAGCGCAGCTGAATATTCCATTAATCATTTTAAATGTTCCCTTATGGCAAGACCTGCCTGCTGAAATGCGAAGCCTGTGCCAAAAACTGCAGATTGATATGCTACATGCCAATATTGAAGTGGGCGTGAATGAACTGCAACGTGATGCACAGGTACAGCAGGTGCTGGAACAGCAGCAGATCCGGGTCGAGCTGTATCATGATCGCAGCCTGTTTCCACTGACCAGTATCCGCAATCAGTCCAATCAGCCCTATCAGATCTATAGCGCATTCAAGAAAAAGTGCTATGAACGACTGATTCAGAATATACCGGGCTGCTATCCTGCCATTCAGCTTCAAGATCCGCTTGAATTACCCGCTCAGTTGACCAGCTTTGATCTGGGAAAATTTGCAGTTGATTATAAGGTCGATCATATTGCCCAGTTCTGGCCTGCGCAGGATCAAGCTGCCTTTGAGCTGCTCGATGATTTTATCGGGGAGAAAATGGCTCACTATAAAACTGAGCGAGATCTACCTGCAGTCGATGGTACCAGCCGCCTGTCACCGTATCTGAATATCGGTATTCTCTCGATCCGTCAATGTATGCAGACCCTGTTTAAGGACGGATATTTCCAGATTGATAATATCGGTCAGCAGACTTGGCTAGATGAACTGCTCTGGCGCGAATTTTATCTGCATACCCTGTTTGATTTTCCCCGTGTATCCAGACATCGGCCTTTTAAGGAAAATACCGATAAAATCCAGTGGCGCAATGCACCAGATGATTTGGCTGCCTGGCAACAAGGACAAACCGGGATTCCGATTGTCGATGCTGGCATGCGGCAAATGCGAGCCATTGGCTGGATGCATAACCGGGTACGCATGATTACTGCAATGTTCCTGTGTAAAAACCTGCTGATAGACTGGCGCTTGGGAGAACGCTGGTTTATGCAGTATCTGATTGATGGTGATCTGGCGGCGAACAATGGCGGTTGGCAATGGTGTGCTTCGACCGGCATGGATGCCGTACCCTATTTCCGGATTTTTAACCCGGTCAGCCAGTCACAGAAGTTTGACCCGAATGGGGATTACATCCGTCAATGGGTGCCAGAACTGACACATCTGAATGCTAAATCTATTCATGAACCCTATGCTAAAAATCCGGATCTTGCACTGGATTATCCAAAACCGATTGTGGATTTAAAAGCCTCTCGTGTAAGAGCGATTGAAGCGTTTAAGCAAATTTAAAACCAAACTTTTTCATCCCGAATAAAACAGCCTCCGATAAAGAGGCTGTTTTATTTTTAGATCAGGAATAAAAACTCGGATCAGGCACTTTTCCAGTCAGCACCCATTCCCCCACTTCCTGATATTTATAATCGATCGGGTCATGCAAGGTCTGGGTGCGGACATTGCGCCAGAAACGGTCAAGATTGAGCTTGGCCGTGGTGGCCCGCGCACCCATCACCTGGAAAATATTCTGGGTAATATAGAGAGAGGTATTGGTTGCGGCAATTTTGGCTGTGGCAATGGCAACTGAGACTTCACCGCGCTGCTCAGCTGTTAAATCATTCCCAAGCTCCCAGGCTGCCTGTAAAGTCTGAACCGCTTTATCTGCCAGTAAGCGTACACTTTCCAGTTGTACATAAAACTCGGCAAAATGCTTCTGGATAAAAGGATCATTCACTGCATCGTCTGCCAGTGATTTGGACCAGGCTTTTTGGGTTTGTACGGTCTGCTTGGCGACGTCAAATGCCCCTTCTGCCACGCCCAAAAACAGATGCACAAAAATCAGCTGGGCAATCAAAGGCCGTAGACTGGAATATGGCGTACTCAGTGGACCGGGATTTAACAGCAATTCATCTTCATGAATGTTGACCTGCTCAAAATGGCTGGTACCACTGTCGGTCTGGCGTTGGCCCATATTGTTCCAGTCGCCCAGAAAGCTCACGCCCTCTCGCCAGGTAGGAATCACTCCTATCAGTAATTTTCCTGCTTCGTCATAACCTGAACACAGCAACATATCCGAATCAATCGAACCTGAGCAGAAGCTTTTATCACCATGGAAAATATATTCGTTTTCTGAAACTTTTGTAACTGTGGTGCGATGGTCCAGCGGATTTAGAGTATTACCCCAGAATAGATTATTTTGGGCAGTCTGTTCAAACCACGGGCCATATTGTTCCGATTGGGAAAATAATTGCACGGTCGCAATCAGCAAATGATGAAAGCCATAGACATGCGCCAATGAACTGTCGACTTGGGCTACAATTTGAATAGTTTTAAAAATGGTCTGCCAATCTGTCTCCTGACCGCCATACTGTTTTGGAATGGACAGGCCCAGCAAGCCACTCTGGCGAATCAGGTCACGTTCGGCTTTAGGATTCCCACCTTGCCGATCCCGCTCTGCTGCAGTCAAAGCAAAAATTTCAGCAAGTTTCTGGGCAATATCGACAGGAGACTGATTTAAATATGGGGATTGTGCATTCATTATTTTAACTCATGTTCAGCATGGAAACAGCTTAGCAGATCAGGGTACTGACCTGTATCCGAAAGCATGCAGAGCTTATGACTGATATAAAAATACCGGCAGAATGCCGGTATTGGAACCGCTTGAATTTAAACTTTATTACGCTGTACCTCTGCGATCAAATGATCCACCACCTGCGGTTCAGCCAGGGTTGAAGTATCTCCGAGACTATCCAGCTCATCGGCTGCAATTTTTCGCAGGATCCGCCGCATGATTTTGCCGGAGCGGGTTTTTGGCAAGGCCGGTGCCCAGTGCAAGGCGTCTGGTGTAGCCACTGGACCAAGAATCTTGCGTACCCAGCTGACCAGTTCTCCACGTAATTGATCTGAACTGGCAACATCAGCCTGCAAAGTCACAAAGGCACAAATGCCCTGACCTTTAATGTCATGCGGCATACCCACTACAGCGGCCTCAGCCACCGATTCATGCGCCACCAGTGCACTTTCAATTTCTGCAGTACCTAAACGGTGTCCGGATACATTCAGGACATCATCGACACGACCGGTAATCCAGTAATAACCATCTTTATCGCGACGCGCCCCATCTCCGGTAAAATAAGTACCGGGATAGGTAGAGAAATAAGCTTCAATAAAACGCTCCGGGTCTCCCCAAATGGTACGCATCTGACCCGGCCAGGAATCCTTAATCACCAGATTTCCCTCAGCTTCACCCTCCAGTTCCTTGCCATCGGCATCGACAATAGCCGGTTGTACCCCGAAGAAAGGCCGTGTCGCAGAACCTGGTTTTAAATCAGTCGCACCCGGCAATGGCGTAATCATAAAACCACCAGTTTCGGTTTGCCACCAGGTATCGATGACGGGACAGCGGCTTTCACCGACCACGGTGTAGTACCAGTTCCAGGCTTCCGGATTAATTGGCTCACCGACCGATCCTAAAATTCTCAGGCTGCTACGGTCACTTTCCCGTACAAAAGCATCGCCCTCACGCATCATGGCGCGGATCGCGGTCGGTGCAGTATAGAGAATGGTCACGTTATGCTTATCAACAATATGTCCAGTACGCGCCCAGCTTGGATATTGCGGCACACCTTCAAACATCACGGTGGTGGTACCATTCGAAAGTGGCCCATACAGTACATAGGAATGCCCGGTGATCCAGCCCACATCTGCGGTACACCAGAATACATCATCCTGCTTGATATCAAATGCTTCACGGAAGGTGCAATTCACATAGGTCAGATAACCGCCAGTGGTATGCATCACGCCCTTGGGCTTGCCGGTGGAACCTGAGGTATACAGGATAAACAGCGGATCTTCGGCATTCATCGGTTCGGGTGGACAGATGTCATTCACTGACATAATTTCCGTGTGATACCACAGATCACGTCCTTCCTGCATTTCAATTGGGTTACCGGTGCGGTGTACCACCATTACATTTTGAATCGAGTCTGTACCCGCCAGTTTCAGTGCTTCATCGACATTGGCTTTCAGTGGAATGGCCTTACCGCCGCGCATGCCGGAATCCGCAGTAATCACCATTTTCGCCTGACAGTCTTCAATCCGGCTGGCCAAAGAATCTGGCGAGAAACCACCAAATACCACGCAATGCA is from Acinetobacter lwoffii and encodes:
- a CDS encoding DUF485 domain-containing protein — its product is MDEVQVDRILQNPKFKEMVRKKSMLSWTLTGIMLFVYVGFMLLVGYNKEFLLSSISGGVTTWGIPLGLGIIVLSFILCGVYSYIANNKLDQLTEEAIREVEAIAHEKGHH
- the msuE gene encoding FMN reductase, coding for MSNFNAQKPLNIVAVSGGLNHPSKTEALVQAILDELGEATPINVHFIKFSEIGSLLGGAIYRNQLPQRVQNDLAAVEAADALIVGTPVYRASFTGLFKHFFDFVEQTALVDVPVLLAASGGSDRHALVLEHQLRPLFSFFQAQTLPIGVYATDRDFTPEYTIHSELLRDRITLAVARALPILEWAPAKGQRAEVIKEKTIQASQNLGINKQIEQEEVLPSAAVPSLDAAESRLHSKKAPKTQVA
- a CDS encoding response regulator; amino-acid sequence: MNILIVDDHPLFRHALIQAVRYSLPQAQIHETAAVNEFYERLENGPEPDLVLLDLNLPGASGFSALVHVRAQYPSLPIIVVSAHEEVSIIQRAIAHGAMGYIPKSAHPSHIGEAIREVLEGEIWLPPNLPANMNFDPRAADETALAERIQSLTPQQFRVLMMVAEGLLNKQIAYELDVSEATIKAHVTAIFRKLGVQNRTQAVLAINALNIEDRKM
- the phrB gene encoding deoxyribodipyrimidine photo-lyase → MQLIWFRQDLRIHDHAALWHATQQGSCIALVVLSPEQWKRHQDARIKIDFYLRRLDVLKQQLAQLNIPLIILNVPLWQDLPAEMRSLCQKLQIDMLHANIEVGVNELQRDAQVQQVLEQQQIRVELYHDRSLFPLTSIRNQSNQPYQIYSAFKKKCYERLIQNIPGCYPAIQLQDPLELPAQLTSFDLGKFAVDYKVDHIAQFWPAQDQAAFELLDDFIGEKMAHYKTERDLPAVDGTSRLSPYLNIGILSIRQCMQTLFKDGYFQIDNIGQQTWLDELLWREFYLHTLFDFPRVSRHRPFKENTDKIQWRNAPDDLAAWQQGQTGIPIVDAGMRQMRAIGWMHNRVRMITAMFLCKNLLIDWRLGERWFMQYLIDGDLAANNGGWQWCASTGMDAVPYFRIFNPVSQSQKFDPNGDYIRQWVPELTHLNAKSIHEPYAKNPDLALDYPKPIVDLKASRVRAIEAFKQI
- a CDS encoding hybrid sensor histidine kinase/response regulator; amino-acid sequence: MNSWLIIGVLALYIALLFICAFYGEKHASRLSTRGRMLLFSLTLGVYCSSWTFYGATGAAVREGIIFLPIYLGPLLFVAVGYDIWRRLGRVRQHHAISSIADFVAARYGKSGPLASLVTILAVVAIVPYLALQLRAIALSAAVILEPSAGVTGTTNGVLFLTGVLAILAMMFGTRQIANTEQHGGLMLAVAFESFVKLFALLAVACFFMFEAPENLAQISSDISTTFHDVQLFGVPQSFWIQTLLAALAIICLPRQFHVAVVELRDEKHIRGARRWFAVYLILTTLAIIPIASWALHAAPQYLAIPDVAVLSLPLSYNQDWLTLLAFLGGFSASTGMLLVSSVALSIMLSNDLIMPALWRLKLISRHDKRLPLVLKFTRRVCILGVMLMGFLFFNFFNDIDQLSVFGLLAFSAVAQFAPALIGGLYWRGGSKQGVYAGLLTGFALWAYTLLFPTILRSLPEAYSSFSQSLLNQGPFGWNWLRPEALIGFESFDPLTHGVVWALGLNTLLYIWISRIFRPSIAEQIQAESFFYYETKPLPSQSPSNEVSYSHQDVARLKVGDLITLAKRITGEGPTTRAFQQFCTQNSVELNENSSANGMWWRFTEQYLAGTIGAASARTLLTTAMVNNGLALGQVANILDQASQWQRFNQNLIMTMIDHMTQGVSVVDENMCLVAWNNQYLKLFDYPTDIVYVGCPIADLIRYNAERGECGPGSVEEHVRKRIHWMQVGSAHEFERIRKDGRVIQMRGNPIEGGGFVTTFADITAFRENEAVLEARVQDRTQQLADALSEQQLAREQADKANMSKSRFIAAASHDLLQPMHAARLFSTALEQSVQNDEDRKTLQQLDRALHGAESMLSALLDIARLEGGTIQPKRQAYPLHDLLSDLELQFKSIAAQRGIKFSVHDAQFWIDTDPQWIRRIIQNFVSNALRYTARGKVVVGVLRSSSRPNHIRIGVWDTGPGIAEEQRIKLFQEFERCGHTSPWGEQGLGLGLAIVQRMTSMLDYPVHVSSALGKGSCFMIEVPVIEAPKVVAAPVQAVPLKSKAFKILCLDNDETILEGMSTLLTKWGYQVFKATEPEQAAMLIQQENIQVWLVDQHLNQDKIGLDFILEHRSKDIPVALITADSDPELPQRLKELNIVLLKKPLKPASLRSWLSGLKISDS
- the sfnG gene encoding dimethylsulfone monooxygenase SfnG, with the translated sequence MSNDKNIVFAYWVPNVSGGLVVSNIEQRTDWSYDYNVRLAQTAEQAGFDYALTQIRFTAGYNAENQHESVSFSHGILAKTERLKVIAAILPGPWKPALAAKQLATIDHLSNGRIAINVVSGWFRGEFDAIGEEWPEHDERYARSGEFIRSLKGVWSQNNFNFEGKYYQFKDYTLSPKPLQKPHIEIFQGGSSRAARDMASRVSDWYFTNGNTPEELKKQIDDIREKAKANHHSVKIGVNAFVIARDSEEEAQAVLQEIISKANVQAVKSFGEATREAGAASQEGEGNWAKSTFEDLVQYNDGFRTNLIGTPQQIAERIIELKKVGVDLILSGFLHFIEEVEYFGQKVLPLVRELEAQQATPVQQEEAEPV